TGCTACGCTTCGCTCCGCACTGGGCTAACGCCCACCCTTCGCATGCCTCACGCAAGGGATCTCTGAAACCATCGTTTCTCTGTATTTTATGCAAAGTTTTAGTTTGTAAGTACTTGTACTTCAAGCTTAAACAAGGTAAAGACATAACTGCACAGGTCATCTGCGTGAGGGGCATGGAGCATGCCGTTAGGCAGTGCGAAGCGTAGCGAAGCACCGAAGCGAAAGCGTAGTGCGGAATGCCCCGACCCTTGCGTCAGCAAGGGGCACGCCCAAAAAAACTTATTCTTTAGCTCATTTTTCAGCAGCAAGAAGATTTAGATCCTGCTTTTCTATCCTAAGATTCTGAATAATGAATTCCTGCCTTTGAGGAGTATTTTTGCCCATGTAGTAGTCTAATAGCTTCTGAATAGTTACTTCGGGCGTAATAATAACAGGAGATAAACGCATACTCTGACCTATGAAGGCACTGAATTCCTCAGGAGAAATTTCACCGAGTCCCTTGAAACGAGTAATTTCAGGTTTTCCGCCTAGTTTCTGTATGGCTTCAAACTTTTCTTGTTCAGAGTAACAATAAATCGTTTTTGTTTTATTTCTCACTCTAAAAAGTGGCGTTTCCAAAATGTATAAATGCCCATTTTTGACTAAATCAGGAAAAAACTGCAAAAAGAAAGTAAGCATAAGCAAGCGAATATGCATACCATCTACATCAGCATCTGTGGCTATAACAATCCGATTATAGCGTAAATTTTCCAATCCCTCTTCTATGTCTAAGGCGTGCTGCAAAAGATTGAACTCCTCATTTTCGTATACAACTTTCTTTTTCATACCATAGCAGTTCAAAGGTTTACCACGTAAGCTAAATACAGCTTGAGTGTCCACATCTCTGGCTTGCGTAAGCGAACCACTTGCTGAATCACCTTCTGTGATGAAGAGAGTAGTTTCTAAACGGCGTTCATTTTTAAGGTCAGTAAGGTGTATGCGGCAATCTCGGAGCTTTTTATTGTGAAGATTAGCGCGTTTTGCGCGCTGCTGCGCTAATTTTTTAATACCTGCTATTTCCTTTCGCTCACGCTCAGATTGTAAAATTTTCTTTTGTAGGGCATCAGCAACCTCGGGATGCTTGTGTAAATAGTCATCTAATTCTTTTTTGAGAAAATTTTGTATCCACGTACGAATAGAAAGCGAATCTGCCTGCGGTGTAATATTCTGCGAACCTAACTTAGTTTTAGTCTGCGACTCAAAAACAGGTTCTTGGATACGGATACTTATTGCTGCTACGATAGAGGCTCGTATGTCTGCTGCTTCATAGTCTTTCTTATAAAATTCTCGTATAGTTTTTACATAAGCTTCCTTGAAGGCTTGTAAATGCGTTCCCCCTTGTGTTGTATGCTGTCCGTTGACAAAAGAATAGTACTCTTCTCCATATTCTTGATTGTGCGTAATAGCTACTTCAATGTCTTGGTCTTTTAGGTGTATAATAGGATAACAAAGAGTCTCTGAACGAGTTTTTTGATAAAGTAAATCAGCTAAGCCATTTTGAGAAACATAAGTTTTACCATTATACTCTAAAATTAAACCCGAATGTAAATACGCATAATTCCATATCATGGACGAAACATATTCATGCAAAAAACTAAATTTTTTGAATATTTTTTCATCGGGAATAAAATGCACATAGGTACCATTAGGTTCATTAGTGGGTGCAATTTCATATTCTTTGAGCAACTTACCTTGCGAAAATTCAACTGTTTTTTGCTGTTTATCCCGAATAGATGTAACTTTGAAGTATT
This Bacteroidia bacterium DNA region includes the following protein-coding sequences:
- a CDS encoding type IIA DNA topoisomerase subunit B, which gives rise to MVKYTEESIKSLDWVEHIRLRPGMYIGKLGDGTAPDDGIYILLKEIIDNAIDEYTMGFGKKIQITVTENEVKVRDFGRGIPLGKVLDCVSKINTGAKYDSEAFKKAVGLNGVGAKAVNALSQYFKVTSIRDKQQKTVEFSQGKLLKEYEIAPTNEPNGTYVHFIPDEKIFKKFSFLHEYVSSMIWNYAYLHSGLILEYNGKTYVSQNGLADLLYQKTRSETLCYPIIHLKDQDIEVAITHNQEYGEEYYSFVNGQHTTQGGTHLQAFKEAYVKTIREFYKKDYEAADIRASIVAAISIRIQEPVFESQTKTKLGSQNITPQADSLSIRTWIQNFLKKELDDYLHKHPEVADALQKKILQSERERKEIAGIKKLAQQRAKRANLHNKKLRDCRIHLTDLKNERRLETTLFITEGDSASGSLTQARDVDTQAVFSLRGKPLNCYGMKKKVVYENEEFNLLQHALDIEEGLENLRYNRIVIATDADVDGMHIRLLMLTFFLQFFPDLVKNGHLYILETPLFRVRNKTKTIYCYSEQEKFEAIQKLGGKPEITRFKGLGEISPEEFSAFIGQSMRLSPVIITPEVTIQKLLDYYMGKNTPQRQEFIIQNLRIEKQDLNLLAAEK